The DNA region ATGCAAAGCACAATAACCTTGAAGCCACTGTTAAAGGGCGTGTTTCTGCTGCCACTTTGAATGCTGGTCGTAAGGGGATGCGTATGCAGAAAGGGCCGAATGGTGCGCGTCTTGATTTGCGTCCACGCTTTCTGCTGACTCCAGTCGCACAGGAAACCGAAGCTGAGGTGCTTATCCGTTCTGCGGCTCTGCCGGATGCAAACATGTCTTCCGGTGTTCACAATCCTTGGGCCGGAAAGCTCGAACCCATTTCCGAACCACGCCTTGATGATGTTGACCCTGATGCACATTACCTGATCGGCGATCCTGCACAGGTAGATACCATCGAAGTTGCATTCCTTGACGGCATTGAATCTCCATTTGTTGATGAAGAGCCTGATTTTGATTCAGACGGCCTTAAAATCAAGGTTCGTCTTGAAGCTGGCGCAGGACTTATGGATCATCGCGGATTCCAGAAGAACCCCGGTAAATAAGGAGAATTAACATGGCAGGTAATCACATTCAGGTTGGTAAAATCATGACGTGGACAAACTCAACCGGAGCAGATGTTCTGTCCGGTTCAGCCGTCGTTGTGGGCGCTCTGGTGGGCGTGGCTCTGATTGATATTCCCGATGGAGCAACAGGTGAACTTGCAACCGAGGAAGTTTGGGAACTTCCCAAAACTGCGGCGGCAATTGGGCAGGGCGTACAGGTCTATTTAACACCGGGAAAGAGCATCACAGCAACAGAAGGTGGAAATATTAAAGCGGGCGTAGCCTTTGTTTCTGCTGCGGCTGAAGATGCAACCGTAAGAGTAAAGCTTAACGCTTAATTATGAATTCAGGTCCGGATTAGGGTTTATCCGGTTCGGACCTGAAAGAAGAATTCGAGACAGATATGAATCAACTTTTCGACAATATCACAATCAAAGCCTGCCTCGCCAGTTGTTGCACTGCGGCCTCATGGCTGTTCGGCGGGTTCGATAAAGCTCTTCTGGCTTTAGCGATTCTTTATCTGTCTGATTTTGTGCTTGGACTTTTTAGAGCTTTGCAAAATGGTTCAT from Desulfovibrio sp. UCD-KL4C includes:
- a CDS encoding DUF2190 family protein → MAGNHIQVGKIMTWTNSTGADVLSGSAVVVGALVGVALIDIPDGATGELATEEVWELPKTAAAIGQGVQVYLTPGKSITATEGGNIKAGVAFVSAAAEDATVRVKLNA